A genome region from Natronobeatus ordinarius includes the following:
- a CDS encoding DUF5518 domain-containing protein — MDPLQTLRDGLADDSLRFAILVGLASVPFTVVLSWDPVADDAVVFGGSVEGLPLLLAGLLVGYRYSDRATETRRAGIWTGLAASIAPVLVYVATTVASLGSLSSRMAVLAVALTPIALAFGVGVTVLVTTVCALIADVVTTRLDRDRRTVDASGDDGWDGTGSNWWKHVALYAIAAPVVLGYTLVVFEVWSVPAHAGWLLLTALAAIGLVLYSIVAVVALFMDATAPREADAGWLPRVWVYVGVPLAAYALVYLEAVNRGSVNPAGDGVYGYLVALWAISIVYLVNRRRHGETIRPAALGG, encoded by the coding sequence ATGGACCCGTTGCAGACCCTCCGTGATGGGCTGGCCGACGACTCGCTGCGGTTCGCGATCCTCGTCGGGCTCGCGTCGGTCCCGTTCACCGTCGTCCTCTCCTGGGACCCGGTGGCCGACGACGCCGTGGTCTTCGGCGGTTCGGTCGAGGGGTTGCCACTGCTCCTTGCCGGCTTGCTCGTCGGCTACCGGTACAGCGACCGAGCGACCGAGACGCGTCGCGCTGGCATCTGGACCGGCCTCGCGGCCTCGATCGCGCCGGTACTCGTCTACGTCGCCACCACGGTCGCCTCGCTGGGGTCACTCTCCTCGAGGATGGCCGTCCTCGCCGTCGCCCTCACGCCGATCGCCCTCGCGTTCGGCGTCGGCGTCACCGTCCTCGTGACCACGGTCTGTGCGCTGATCGCCGACGTGGTGACGACGCGCCTCGACCGGGACCGACGGACGGTCGACGCGTCCGGGGACGACGGGTGGGATGGAACCGGCTCGAACTGGTGGAAACACGTCGCCCTCTACGCGATTGCGGCGCCGGTCGTGCTCGGATACACGCTGGTTGTCTTCGAGGTGTGGTCGGTTCCGGCCCACGCCGGCTGGCTCCTCCTCACCGCACTGGCGGCGATCGGGCTGGTCCTGTACTCGATCGTCGCCGTCGTCGCGCTCTTCATGGACGCGACCGCCCCGCGAGAGGCCGACGCGGGCTGGCTCCCACGGGTGTGGGTGTACGTCGGCGTCCCGCTCGCCGCGTACGCGCTCGTCTATCTCGAGGCGGTGAACCGGGGATCTGTGAACCCGGCCGGGGACGGAGTGTACGGCTACCTCGTCGCGCTCTGGGCGATCTCGATCGTCTACCTGGTCAACCGTCGCCGCCACGGTGAGACGATCCGACCCGCGGCGCTTGGGGGGTAA
- a CDS encoding aldo/keto reductase, with product MEYTTLGNTGLEVSRLCLGCMSFGSSDWREWVLDEEESHEVIERAIDLGINFFDTANMYSSGESERVLGSALEGRREEAVVATKCYFQMDEGDPNSGGLSRKAIEQELEASLERLGMETIDLYQIHRWDYDTPIAETLSALDDAVRREKVRYIGASSMWAHQFAESLYTSELLGLERFVSMQNHYNLVYREEEREMLPLCEKEGIGVIPWSPLARGYLTRPHAEIDATTRGSTEERMYEHPYREGGGREINERVEQLAADHGVTMAQLALAWLLHQDAVDAPIVGTTSVEHLEQAVEALELSLSSSDLEYLEEPYEPVRVSGHD from the coding sequence ATGGAGTACACGACACTTGGCAACACGGGACTCGAGGTCAGCCGGCTCTGTCTGGGCTGTATGAGCTTCGGCTCGAGCGACTGGCGCGAGTGGGTCTTAGACGAGGAGGAGAGCCACGAGGTCATCGAACGGGCGATCGACCTCGGGATCAACTTCTTCGATACGGCGAACATGTATTCGAGCGGTGAGTCAGAACGCGTACTCGGATCCGCCCTCGAGGGCCGGCGCGAGGAGGCCGTCGTCGCCACCAAGTGTTACTTCCAGATGGACGAAGGCGACCCGAACTCGGGCGGGCTCTCCCGGAAGGCGATCGAACAGGAACTCGAGGCCTCCCTCGAGCGGCTGGGGATGGAGACGATCGACCTCTACCAGATCCACCGCTGGGATTACGACACGCCGATCGCAGAGACGCTGTCGGCGCTCGACGACGCGGTTCGGCGAGAGAAGGTTCGCTACATCGGTGCGTCGTCGATGTGGGCTCACCAGTTCGCCGAGTCGCTCTACACGAGCGAGTTGCTCGGCCTCGAGCGGTTCGTCTCGATGCAGAACCACTACAACCTCGTCTACCGCGAGGAAGAACGGGAGATGCTCCCGCTGTGTGAAAAAGAGGGCATCGGCGTGATCCCCTGGTCGCCGCTGGCCCGGGGCTACCTCACGCGCCCGCACGCGGAGATCGACGCCACGACGCGGGGTTCGACAGAAGAGCGCATGTACGAACACCCCTACCGCGAGGGCGGCGGCCGGGAGATCAACGAACGCGTCGAGCAACTCGCCGCGGACCACGGCGTGACGATGGCCCAGCTCGCCCTCGCCTGGCTGCTCCACCAGGACGCCGTCGACGCGCCCATCGTCGGCACGACGAGCGTCGAACACTTAGAGCAGGCGGTCGAGGCGCTCGAGCTCTCGCTGTCGAGTTCTGATCTCGAGTACCTCGAAGAGCCGTACGAGCCGGTCCGGGTGTCGGGTCACGACTGA
- a CDS encoding transcription initiation factor IIB: protein MDSTEPERPPPDGEPDDRPRVDDTETCPECGGRLVSSSNGGELVCAECGLVADETNIDYGPEWRAFDASERESKTRVGAPTTNLMHDRGLSTRIDWRDRDASGGQLSARKRQQMNRLRTWDRRFRTRDSSDRNLKHALGEIDRMASALGIPSSTRETASVLYRRAIEEELLPGRSIEGMATAALYAAVRQTGVPRSVDELATVSRVDRLEVTRTYRYLVRELELPMEPPDPVEYVARYASGLAVSDEAERLARELLEAGKRAGVHSGKHPVGLAAAALYAAAQLTNESIPQAEISAVADVSEVTIRNRYQELLEARANEERQ, encoded by the coding sequence ATGGACTCGACGGAACCCGAGCGACCACCGCCCGATGGAGAGCCGGACGACCGACCGCGTGTGGACGACACCGAGACCTGTCCCGAGTGCGGTGGACGGCTCGTATCGTCCTCGAACGGCGGCGAACTCGTCTGTGCGGAGTGCGGACTGGTCGCCGACGAGACGAACATCGACTACGGCCCCGAGTGGCGCGCGTTCGACGCCAGCGAGCGCGAATCGAAAACGCGCGTCGGCGCCCCGACGACGAACTTGATGCACGACCGCGGACTCTCGACGCGCATCGACTGGCGCGACCGCGACGCCTCGGGCGGGCAGCTGTCGGCGCGAAAGCGCCAGCAGATGAATCGCTTACGGACGTGGGACCGGCGGTTCCGGACCCGCGACTCGAGCGATCGGAACCTGAAACACGCTCTCGGGGAGATCGACCGGATGGCCTCGGCGCTCGGCATCCCGTCGTCGACGCGGGAAACGGCGAGCGTCCTCTACCGGCGAGCCATCGAGGAAGAGCTCCTGCCGGGTCGCTCGATCGAGGGGATGGCGACGGCCGCGCTGTACGCCGCGGTCCGACAGACCGGCGTCCCGCGATCGGTCGACGAACTGGCGACGGTGAGCCGAGTCGACCGCCTCGAGGTGACCCGGACCTACCGCTACCTCGTGAGAGAACTCGAGCTCCCGATGGAGCCGCCAGATCCGGTCGAGTACGTGGCGCGGTACGCCTCCGGGCTCGCGGTCAGCGACGAAGCCGAGCGGCTGGCGCGAGAGCTGCTCGAGGCGGGCAAACGCGCCGGCGTTCACAGCGGGAAACACCCCGTCGGGCTCGCGGCGGCCGCGCTCTACGCCGCGGCACAGCTCACCAACGAGTCGATTCCGCAGGCGGAGATTTCGGCGGTCGCAGACGTGAGCGAGGTGACGATCCGCAACCGCTATCAGGAACTACTCGAGGCGCGGGCGAACGAAGAACGCCAGTGA
- a CDS encoding CBS domain-containing protein — translation MELPTPEDLKQRRTDLGLTQSELADRADVSQPLIARIEGGDVDPRLSTLRRIVNALEDAEGDVIRAADLMNEAVVSVAPEDPVSEAARLMDEEAYSQLAVIQDGTPVGSISQSDLAHLDANARDEPVEEHMAESFPTVSKDATLDEISNLLDHYKAVMITEAGETVGILTEADLAARLS, via the coding sequence ATGGAACTCCCGACGCCCGAGGACCTCAAACAGCGCCGGACCGATCTGGGGCTGACCCAGAGCGAACTCGCCGACCGTGCGGACGTCTCCCAGCCGCTGATCGCCCGGATCGAAGGCGGCGACGTCGACCCGCGGCTCTCGACGCTCCGACGGATCGTCAACGCCCTCGAGGACGCCGAGGGCGACGTCATCCGCGCCGCAGACCTGATGAACGAAGCGGTCGTCAGCGTCGCGCCCGAAGATCCGGTCAGTGAAGCCGCTCGACTGATGGACGAGGAGGCCTACTCGCAGCTGGCGGTCATCCAGGATGGTACGCCAGTCGGCTCGATCAGCCAGAGCGACCTCGCTCACCTCGACGCCAACGCGCGGGACGAGCCGGTCGAAGAACACATGGCCGAGAGTTTCCCAACGGTCTCGAAGGACGCCACCCTCGACGAGATCTCCAACCTGCTCGACCACTACAAGGCAGTCATGATCACCGAGGCCGGCGAAACCGTCGGCATCCTCACGGAGGCCGACCTCGCCGCGCGCCTCTCCTGA